AGATTGGAATCAAGACGATCAATCTGAGCTGCCGAGCCAGGGGAGAACGGCTTCACAGCAAAAACAGCATGATCCTCTGACATCTCCAGAATAATAGATAGCGCCTCATATAAGTTCATATTTTTCTCACCAGGCGTTCCCCCACTCATAATAACCACCTACCCCGTTCGGATGAAGATTGGGCTGCCATTGAGATCCTGTGTGCTGATACCTCGGAACCAATTGCATCACCCCTGGGCTTCCAGGTTTATGATGCCACGACCACCCATCGGGGCTAGACCCTGAGTTTCGTGGAAGTCTGACACCCAACATTTCCATCATTCTGGCAAATTCCGGATTGCTCCGCATTGCCTGCTCCAACTGAGCATTGGCGTCTCTATTATGGGTTCGCCGGCTTCCCGATCCAGTATTAGGGACACTTGTCTCATACGGCATTGAATACGGACTGTAGGGTCCCCTGGGGAAAGCCTCATTTCTTCCGCAACTATTACCGTATCTAGCCTGATACTCATTGCGATACTGCTGAAGAATTCTCGACATCGCATTGAAATCATGCCTTCCGTAACCCGGCGTGCGTGATCCGACGGTGTGATATCTGAATGAGGGATTGTACTGCTGCACTTCCCTGATCATTAGCCTGACTTGAAATGTGTATGCGCCCACTGAAGAAGACGGGGCGGAAGCCACACGCGCTCTGTTCAATCCGCTCGGATCAGTGTCGCCAAGTGGATCACCTCCCACATACGAATACGTGCTGACCCCGTCTTCCAATCCAATCGGATCGCTCTGCACATACCGCCCACTCCCCGCATCGTAATCCCGGAAGTAGTTGTAATTCAGCCCCGTGGCTGCGTCGTAGCGCTGCCCCGGGAACCGCATGTCGAACACGAAGTTCGTGCCGTCCAGGTCCGGGTCCTGGTTCGGCGGGCTGTTGCCGAAGGCTTCGCCCTGCAGGGCCCAGGTCCAGATGGCCAGGTTGCGGGTGCGGTCGATGACGGCGCGCGGGGTGCCCAGGTGGTCGGGTTCGATGTAGTGGAGCTTCTGTTGGGCGCCGGCGCCGGCCAGCAGGCCGACGGGTAGGTCGTCCAGCCAGATCGCCTGCTGCAGCACGGCGCCGTTGGTGTCGTAGTCGCCCAGCCAGCGGCCGGACTCGTCGTAGACGGTGTAGGTGTGTACGGCCGGGGTGCCGCCGCTGCCGTCGGGGTTGCCGGTTACCGCGGGGATGGTCGATAGCACGCGCTCGCCCAGGGCGTTATGGGCGTAGCTGCGCACGATCGTGCTGCCCGACTGCACGCTGCGCATGCGATCGTCTTCGCCGTAATTGAACTGCTTGGTGGTGCCGCCGATGGTCAGGGTGTTGCCCACGCCGTCGTAGGTGCGCGCCACACCACCGGCCGAACTGAGGCGGTGGCTGGTGCTGGGGTAGGTGAAGCTAGTGGTGACGCCACTGTGCAGCAGGCTGGTGCGGTTGCCGGTGGCGTCGTAACCGTAGGTTTCGATGGGGGTGTTGCTGGGGCCGTCGCGCAGCACGGTCAGGCGGCCCAGGTTGTCGTAGTCGTAGCGGGCCAGGAAGGCGCTTTGCAGGCCGTCCTTGAGTTCGGTGAGCTGGCTGGCGGTGTCGTAGCCGTAGTGCAGCGACAGGCCGCCGGTGGCGCTGTCGTAGACGGTGCTGGGGCGGTAGTCCAGGTCGTGGCTGCGGGCCAGGCTGCGGCCGTTGCCGTAGACCCAGCCCAGGGCGGGGCCGAAAGGCGCATAGCCGGCTTGATTGAGCAGCACGGTGCGGCTGCCGCCGGCGGGGGTCACGCCGACTTCGGTGATTCGGCCTTGGGCGTTGCGCACGTAGTCGACCAGCGCGCCGTCGGGGTAGTTGATGGACTGCAGGTGGCCGGCGGCGGTGTAGGTGTAGTTCACCATGAAGAACCGGCCGCCCACGATCTGCATCTTGGTTTCGACTTGGCCGAAACGGTCGTAGCAGTAGCGCATGGCGGTACCGCTCTTGTTCGCGCCGGTCATACGGCCCAGCGCGTGCGCCGCGTCGCCACCGCAGCCGGTGTTGATGGTGTCGTACTGATAGACGACGTCGTTGCCGCCGCTGGTGGCCAGCATGGACACCGAGGTCAGCCGGTTGAGGGCGTCGTAGTCGTAGGTGTGCGCTTGTGCGTCGTTGCCGTCCAGGCGGCTGCCCAGGTTGCCGGCGCTGTCGAAGGTATAGGCGGTGACGCCCGTATCCGGGCTGGTCAGCTGGGTGACCTCGCCGAAGCCGTTGTAGGCATAGGCGGTGTTCAGCCCCTTGGGGTCGGTGACCTGGGTGACGTTGTCCAGCGCGTCGTACTGGTACAGGGTTTCGGCGGCGATGCCGCCCGGGTCCTGCAGCGTACGCACCAAACGGTTCAGGGCGTCGTAGTCGCTATCGACGGCGCGGCTCAACGGGTCGGTGACCATGTTGGGATTGCCGTCGGCGTCGTACGTCGTGCCGGTGATGTTGTTGCTCGCGTCCTTGTGCTGGGTCTGTTGGCCCAGGGCGTTGAAGTCGCGAGCTAACCGACGGCGCAGCGTGCCGCCGCTGTCCTTGGTGTCCTCTTGAGTGCGCTGCCCGGCGGCGTTGAGGGTGTAATGGATGCCGTTGCCGGCGTTGTCGGCCACGTCGGTCAGGCGCTGGGCGGCGTCGTAGGTGAACTGGACGTAGCTGCCGTCGGGCTGGGTCAGGCGCTGGACCAGGCCGGTGGGGTAGTAGGCGACGGTAGTGATGCGGTCGTCGCTTTCGCTGCTGTTGTTGGGGCCGCGCACCTTGGTGGCGGTGAGCCAGCCGCGCGGGTGGTACTCGTAGTCGGTGACCACGCCGTCGATGCCGATGACGGACAGCGCACGGCCCTGGGCGTCGTACTGCAGCACTTCGGTGATCTGGCCCAGGGCGTTGGTGGTCTTCCACAGGTCGCCCTTGCGGTAGGTGCAGGTGCTGGGCGAACTGGCGCAGCCGGCGGCGTCGCTGCCGTAGTAGGCGTAGGTGGTGACGTCGCTCACGTCCGTGCGCGGGCCGTCCACGGACTTGGGCAGGCCCAGCAGCGGGCAGGTGCTGTTGCTGGCGGCCACGTCGGCCGCCTCGCAGTAGGCGTAGGTGGTGGTGCGGGTGGCGTTGGTGACGGTGTCGCGCACGGTCACGCTGGTGGGCTGCTGGCGGGCGTTGCGGGCGATGCGGGTTTCGCGGTTGCCGACCAGGGTCATCAGGGCCCGGTTGGTCGCCAGCTCCACGCGCTGTTCGGTGGTGCGCGCCTGCGCGGTGCCCTGGGCTTCCACCACGGTATGCGACCGCGCCGCCAGCCCGGACGGGGTGTCGGTGAGCTCGGCGTACGTGTGCTTGGCGACGGTGCCGTTGCGGTCGGTGACGGTGTCGATGCGGCGGCGGAAGTCGGTGTTTTCGGGGTAGTAGGTGTAGGTGAGGGTGCCGGCGGTGTTGGCGACCGAGGCCACTTTCTTGGGCGCGCCGCTGGGCGGCGCGGCGGTGAAGGTATAGGTGTTGGTGCGGTCGAGCGGGTTGGTGACCGTGGCCGCGCCCGTGCTCAGGTAATCCATCACCGTGCTGTCGCCGGTGGGCAGGCCGCCGCGCAACGTGTAGGCCACGCGTGCCTTGCTGTCGTAGTCGTAGGTGCTCAGGCGTCGGTTGTCCTCGGCGGTCACGCCGGTCAGACCGGTGGGCACGTTGGACGAGCCGTAGTGGTAGCGCAGCAACGCGCCGCCGGCATAGGTCGCCGTTTCGACCTGGCCGGCGCTGGTGTAGGCGTAGCTGGTCAGGGTGGCGCCGGCCGAGGCGATGGACGCGATGGGCGAACCGCCGCGGTCGGCCGTATAGGCGATCGTCAGGCTGCGGCCGCTGCTGTGGCCGATGCCGCTGAGCCGGCGCCAGGTGTCGTAGGTGTAGGTCAGGGCGGTGCCGTCGTCGTAGCGCTGCTGCAGCAGGCGGCCGTCGCTGTCGAAGCTGAGCACGCGGTCGGCCTGGTACAGCGTCCATTGCGCGCCGTTGGCCACCAGGCGGTCGCCGCTGCCGTCGGCGGCTTCGTAGACCGAGCCCACCGGCTTGAACGGCGTATGCACGCCGTTGCCGTCGATCAGACCGTAGTGCAGGGTGGAATTGCCGCTGAGCGGGTCGGTGCCGATGGTCAGGCGCAGGTTGTGCGAGTGCGTCCAGCCCATGCCGAAGCCGCCGCCGGCGGCCGAGCCGGTGGAGTTGTAGCGGCGCTGGAACGAGATCCAGCCCAGGTCGAAGTCGAGCGTGGCCTCGGTCTTGTTGCCGCTGCCGGGTTGGCAGTCTTCTTCGTTGGGGCACATGCGCACGGGGGCGCTGGCGTAGGTCATGGCATAGCCCGGTGCCCCGGCGCAGGCCTGCTTGTCGCTGCGCCACGCCAGTACCAGGGTGTTCGGGCACTGAATGGTTCGCGAGCGCTGCAGCGTGGCCTGCTCGTTGGTGTTGTTGCAGTTGCCAGGCGTGCCGGCCGAGTAGGTGGCGGTGTAGGCCGTCAGCTCATGCAGGCTCTGGCCGTTGTCCCAGGCGTTCTGCGCCTGCCAGTTGGGCGAGACGGTGACCGTGGTCGAGGCGGGGCAGCCCTGGTTGACGCTCTGCGCGTCCAGGCGCTGCTTGATCAGGTCCACCACGGCCTGCTGCGAAGCCACCGGCGTGGTCTGTGCGTCGTAGGTGCCTTTGTAGCTCCAGTCGCCCACCAGCGGCGGCACGCGTTCGAACTCGTAGTCGTACACGGTGCGGTTGTCCAACACGCGCTGGCCGGTGACTTCAAAGCTGTAGGGGCCGTAAGGCTGGGCGAATGCGAACTGGCTTTCCATGTCCTGCTGCACGGCCCGTTCGGTGCGGTGCGGGCCGTTCAAGGCCAAGTCGCTGACCCAGAATTGCTCGATCTCCTGCGCCGCCGCCGCACCGCTCACCCCGCACAACGAAGCCAACGCCACGGCCACCCAACGCGCGCGCACAGCGTTGGAGCGGCGGCCCAATCCTTCGTTACCCATACCATCCCCTTATCGAGTTGTAGGCGCGGCGTTGCGCGGCGCCCGTTCCTGCATTGGCGGCGCGGAAACGGCCGCGCCTAACGCACACGCTACGCTTCAGCCGTCGCCGTGATTGCGACAGGCTGACGGTGGAATCGAACAGAACGATTACGCGTGGGCGGCGCGCGATGGCGCATGCGCGGCCCGGGGGTGCGGAAGCGACGAGTTGCAACGTTCCTTATGCATCACTGCCAAGCTCCGGTGGCTGACCGCTTGTATCCCAAGTCTTGCTGTGAAACTTCGAACTGTTTTTAAGGCTCGCGAGCGGCTTGCGCCTGCAATCTTTCCCGCAGGGTTCGGCTGACGAATCCAGAAAGCTTTGCCCCGGCGTAGCAAAAGGCGGCAACGAGCAGCAACAACCAGATGGACCACGGCGGGTAGTGCCAGGGTGCGTCAGCGGCCAGGCCATATACGGCGAATGCCAAGATGATCAAGGAGAACACTATGCTCAGGTGGAAGACCGCTCTCATGTAGCGAGCCATGGCTATGTGAAACCTGGTGACGACGTTGCTAGCGGTCATGGGCGTAGTAAGCGCTCTGTCCTTAAAAGCGATGTGTAGAAGTAAAGTGGCTTACTTGGACAAATCGGACAGTTGGTAGTCGTAAATACTGCCGTTTTCCGTATATCTAAAAGCCAGGTACCAGCCTTTCGTCGGGCTGGCCGCGCTGGTGGCGTCGGCGCCCGTCTCCTTAGGCCGTGGGTCTTCATCCCTAAAATGCACGACTCCCTTGTAAAGGGCGTCATACCCCTTTGCGCCGCCGTCGGGCGTGCTGAAGCGGGTAGAGAAGATCCTGTCCATCGTGCCCACATGGCACCCGCGGCAAATGAGGCCTTTGTCTATGGCGTCGATGCAGATTAGAAGGCGATCCCTCTCGGTGCCGTTCCTATAGGCTTCCGACATCTGTGCAATGCGGTCGCCTTCGCTGGCAAAGGCGCAGCCAATGGAAAGGGTGCCTCCCACAAGAATGCAGGTGGCGATCCACTTCATGGCAACTCTGTACCGCATTCCCCTATGCATCACTGCCAAGCTCCGATGGGCTGCAGCGGTTCGGTGCGGCGCCGGGCGGACGGCCCAGGCGGACGCGAGCAGCTTCGGGTACGGCGGTTGCCGGCGTCAACATCGTTGAGGGCTATGCACAAAGTTTGCGCCAAACCGATGCAAGTTTCGCGGTAGGATTTATCTGATTGACAGCGGGTGGGCGGCTTGCTCAGAGTCACACCTATGGAGCGTCGAAACTC
The sequence above is a segment of the Lysobacter silvisoli genome. Coding sequences within it:
- a CDS encoding RHS repeat-associated core domain-containing protein encodes the protein MGNEGLGRRSNAVRARWVAVALASLCGVSGAAAAQEIEQFWVSDLALNGPHRTERAVQQDMESQFAFAQPYGPYSFEVTGQRVLDNRTVYDYEFERVPPLVGDWSYKGTYDAQTTPVASQQAVVDLIKQRLDAQSVNQGCPASTTVTVSPNWQAQNAWDNGQSLHELTAYTATYSAGTPGNCNNTNEQATLQRSRTIQCPNTLVLAWRSDKQACAGAPGYAMTYASAPVRMCPNEEDCQPGSGNKTEATLDFDLGWISFQRRYNSTGSAAGGGFGMGWTHSHNLRLTIGTDPLSGNSTLHYGLIDGNGVHTPFKPVGSVYEAADGSGDRLVANGAQWTLYQADRVLSFDSDGRLLQQRYDDGTALTYTYDTWRRLSGIGHSSGRSLTIAYTADRGGSPIASIASAGATLTSYAYTSAGQVETATYAGGALLRYHYGSSNVPTGLTGVTAEDNRRLSTYDYDSKARVAYTLRGGLPTGDSTVMDYLSTGAATVTNPLDRTNTYTFTAAPPSGAPKKVASVANTAGTLTYTYYPENTDFRRRIDTVTDRNGTVAKHTYAELTDTPSGLAARSHTVVEAQGTAQARTTEQRVELATNRALMTLVGNRETRIARNARQQPTSVTVRDTVTNATRTTTYAYCEAADVAASNSTCPLLGLPKSVDGPRTDVSDVTTYAYYGSDAAGCASSPSTCTYRKGDLWKTTNALGQITEVLQYDAQGRALSVIGIDGVVTDYEYHPRGWLTATKVRGPNNSSESDDRITTVAYYPTGLVQRLTQPDGSYVQFTYDAAQRLTDVADNAGNGIHYTLNAAGQRTQEDTKDSGGTLRRRLARDFNALGQQTQHKDASNNITGTTYDADGNPNMVTDPLSRAVDSDYDALNRLVRTLQDPGGIAAETLYQYDALDNVTQVTDPKGLNTAYAYNGFGEVTQLTSPDTGVTAYTFDSAGNLGSRLDGNDAQAHTYDYDALNRLTSVSMLATSGGNDVVYQYDTINTGCGGDAAHALGRMTGANKSGTAMRYCYDRFGQVETKMQIVGGRFFMVNYTYTAAGHLQSINYPDGALVDYVRNAQGRITEVGVTPAGGSRTVLLNQAGYAPFGPALGWVYGNGRSLARSHDLDYRPSTVYDSATGGLSLHYGYDTASQLTELKDGLQSAFLARYDYDNLGRLTVLRDGPSNTPIETYGYDATGNRTSLLHSGVTTSFTYPSTSHRLSSAGGVARTYDGVGNTLTIGGTTKQFNYGEDDRMRSVQSGSTIVRSYAHNALGERVLSTIPAVTGNPDGSGGTPAVHTYTVYDESGRWLGDYDTNGAVLQQAIWLDDLPVGLLAGAGAQQKLHYIEPDHLGTPRAVIDRTRNLAIWTWALQGEAFGNSPPNQDPDLDGTNFVFDMRFPGQRYDAATGLNYNYFRDYDAGSGRYVQSDPIGLEDGVSTYSYVGGDPLGDTDPSGLNRARVASAPSSSVGAYTFQVRLMIREVQQYNPSFRYHTVGSRTPGYGRHDFNAMSRILQQYRNEYQARYGNSCGRNEAFPRGPYSPYSMPYETSVPNTGSGSRRTHNRDANAQLEQAMRSNPEFARMMEMLGVRLPRNSGSSPDGWSWHHKPGSPGVMQLVPRYQHTGSQWQPNLHPNGVGGYYEWGNAW